Proteins encoded by one window of Shewanella avicenniae:
- a CDS encoding family 43 glycosylhydrolase: MTIATNSPLVEQRADPFVYKHSDGYYYFTGSVPTYDRIELRRSKTLAGLKDAETFDVWFKHDAGPMSRHVWAPEIHYLDGKWYIYFAASQEDDIWALRPYVLECQGQDPLNDEWVELGMMQAADGDNKSFIDFSLDATIFENQGKRYFCWAEKTGGQFAASNLYLAEMESPIKLKTVQFMLTTPDYDWERVDFWVNEGPAVLKHDGKIFITFSASATGACYCMGYMEADENSDLLDRNSWQKTRQPVLGTDYDKKIYGPGHNSFTVAEDDVTPICVYHARDYEAAVGDPAVVPKTDTRPLEEIKKDPLYDPNRHARVLEVKFDADGKPVFELY, translated from the coding sequence ATGACGATTGCAACAAACAGCCCGTTAGTCGAGCAGCGTGCCGACCCTTTTGTGTATAAGCACAGTGATGGTTACTACTACTTTACTGGGTCAGTACCGACTTACGACCGTATCGAACTTAGACGTTCAAAAACCTTAGCCGGTTTGAAAGACGCTGAAACCTTTGACGTATGGTTTAAGCACGATGCTGGCCCAATGAGCCGCCACGTGTGGGCGCCGGAAATCCATTATCTGGATGGCAAGTGGTATATCTACTTTGCCGCAAGCCAAGAAGATGACATCTGGGCACTGCGTCCGTATGTATTGGAATGCCAAGGCCAAGATCCATTAAACGATGAATGGGTTGAGCTGGGCATGATGCAAGCAGCCGATGGTGACAATAAATCCTTTATCGATTTCTCGCTGGATGCCACCATTTTTGAAAACCAAGGTAAGCGCTATTTCTGCTGGGCAGAAAAAACCGGTGGTCAGTTTGCCGCATCGAACCTGTATCTGGCAGAGATGGAATCGCCCATCAAACTGAAAACCGTACAGTTTATGTTGACCACGCCTGATTATGATTGGGAACGCGTGGACTTTTGGGTGAATGAAGGCCCGGCAGTGCTGAAGCATGATGGCAAAATCTTTATCACCTTCTCTGCCAGCGCCACCGGTGCCTGTTACTGCATGGGTTATATGGAAGCAGATGAAAATTCAGATCTGCTCGACCGTAACTCATGGCAGAAAACACGTCAGCCAGTACTTGGCACTGACTATGATAAGAAGATTTATGGCCCAGGCCATAACAGCTTCACTGTGGCAGAAGATGATGTGACGCCAATCTGTGTCTATCACGCCCGTGATTACGAAGCAGCGGTCGGCGACCCAGCAGTAGTCCCAAAAACTGATACGCGTCCGTTGGAAGAGATCAAAAAAGACCCGCTGTACGATCCAAACCGCCATGCGCGGGTATTGGAAGTGAAGTTTGATGCTGACGGCAAACCCGTATTCGAACTCTACTAA
- a CDS encoding HIT family protein, with protein sequence MTQAFSLDLARKMAVGEDITQLQFDQLLQHISNDPLLKQFAPDGICQIDPRNGNLVVYNSSRAKRPQTHTQATHTIEAAKPCPICEGASADILDIAEQSEGFTFISKNLYPIFHPIEYVPQELPDYFQHQDPYHLGRASYGFHLLQWTSSIHDRDWYNIPLNDATICLQRLAAVESTLLHQPTDFMAQSGKQVEDRQVSGYVSIIKNYGASAGASLVHGHQQIAYSNILPQHFFNNLCFRKRHERAFSQYMIEENPAELLVKDYGAVQLMVPYFMKRPLDMLLIFKESHKRYLHQLTTYELTQLAQGIQQAIRAIVGLMTQMGMTPAYNMIINNGPGCGLYVEFLTKTQMMGGYEQIGLYVCQANPYHNANSIRQWIAAEDNVENRAEEGADAGAEDGAEDCVETDTQARN encoded by the coding sequence ATGACTCAGGCGTTTTCATTAGATTTAGCCCGCAAAATGGCGGTTGGCGAAGACATTACTCAACTGCAATTTGATCAGTTATTGCAGCACATCAGCAATGATCCCTTGTTGAAACAGTTTGCCCCAGATGGCATCTGCCAAATTGACCCGCGTAACGGCAATCTGGTGGTGTACAACTCCTCTCGCGCCAAGCGGCCACAAACCCATACTCAAGCAACACACACTATTGAGGCGGCTAAACCTTGTCCTATCTGTGAGGGTGCTAGCGCTGATATTCTTGATATTGCCGAGCAGAGTGAGGGCTTCACCTTTATCAGTAAAAACCTTTATCCGATTTTTCACCCCATTGAGTATGTGCCGCAGGAGCTGCCGGATTATTTTCAGCATCAAGACCCATATCATCTGGGGCGTGCGTCTTACGGTTTTCACCTGCTGCAGTGGACATCCTCAATCCATGATCGCGATTGGTACAATATTCCGTTGAACGATGCCACTATCTGTTTGCAGCGGTTGGCGGCGGTGGAATCGACTCTGCTGCATCAACCGACCGACTTTATGGCGCAGTCGGGCAAGCAGGTGGAAGATCGCCAAGTCAGCGGTTATGTCTCCATCATTAAAAATTATGGTGCCAGTGCCGGCGCATCCTTGGTGCATGGCCACCAACAAATCGCCTACAGCAATATTTTGCCGCAGCACTTTTTTAATAATCTTTGTTTCCGTAAGCGCCATGAGCGCGCCTTTAGCCAATATATGATTGAGGAAAACCCGGCAGAGTTATTGGTGAAAGACTACGGCGCAGTGCAGCTGATGGTGCCGTATTTTATGAAACGGCCGCTTGATATGTTGCTGATTTTTAAAGAGAGCCATAAGCGCTATCTGCATCAACTTACTACCTATGAGTTAACCCAACTGGCGCAAGGCATACAGCAAGCGATTCGAGCGATTGTCGGGCTGATGACCCAAATGGGGATGACGCCTGCCTACAACATGATCATCAATAACGGCCCTGGCTGCGGCTTGTACGTGGAGTTTTTAACCAAAACACAGATGATGGGCGGCTATGAGCAGATTGGTTTGTATGTGTGCCAGGCCAATCCTTACCATAACGCTAATTCAATACGGCAATGGATTGCTGCGGAAGATAATGTGGAAAACCGTGCTGAAGAGGGTGCAGACGCAGGTGCAGAAGACGGTGCGGAAGATTGTGTGGAAACCGATACTCAAGCTCGCAATTGA
- a CDS encoding M3 family metallopeptidase, giving the protein MKFSYTLFAASILMALGSSQIYASTTQQPSPTVAMESQGLVRVNPFFHPWGTYQEIPDFARIKDSDYLPAFERALEERRLNINAIIENPAPASFFNTILAMENAAPLLSKVSSVFYGQRSANPNPAIQALSKTLAPMMSAASDDIYLNDKLFQRVKAVYDQREQLKLNEAQQRLLKDTYLSFSRGGANLNAQDKAKLREINTELSQLSLSFRENILADTNAFKLVVDNQADLAGLPADIVAAAATTATKKGLDGKWVFTIQKPSYIPFMTYADNRELRKQMYDAYTSQADHNDAHDNKQNLAKIAALRVEKAQLLGYRSHADFVMEERTAQKPENVYALLDKLWPAALAKAKDERAQMQALIDASDKPFKLAAWDWHYYANKVRAEKYDFDEQQTKPYFSLDNTLKGIFYTANRLYGLTFVERNDLPKYHPDVRTFEVKDKDGSVLGIFMGDYYVRDNKRSGAWASPYRKQQMQNGKRIPPIVVNVLNLAAPIDGKPTLLTFDEASTVFHEFGHALHHLLSNVAFTSQAGTDVPRDYVEFPSQVNENWMTEPEVLAHFAHHIETGEVIPQALIEKALAAGKFNQGFNTVEYLAATKLDLDWHSLTDSKLRDAAAFEQASLEKMGLIEEIPPRYRSTYFGHIFSSGYAAGYYSYIWADILGADAFEAFKEKGIFDQETADAFRYKLLSQGGSRDPMQMYRDFRGKDADIKPLLKSRGLL; this is encoded by the coding sequence ATGAAATTTAGCTATACCCTATTCGCCGCCAGCATTTTAATGGCACTTGGCAGCAGCCAAATATACGCCAGCACCACGCAGCAACCGTCACCCACCGTAGCGATGGAAAGCCAAGGATTAGTGCGAGTTAATCCATTTTTCCATCCGTGGGGGACGTATCAAGAGATCCCCGATTTTGCACGGATTAAAGATAGTGATTATCTGCCAGCATTTGAGCGCGCCTTGGAAGAGCGTCGACTCAATATCAATGCAATCATTGAAAACCCCGCACCTGCATCGTTTTTCAACACGATTTTAGCGATGGAAAACGCTGCGCCATTGCTGAGTAAAGTATCAAGTGTGTTTTACGGCCAGCGTTCAGCCAATCCGAATCCTGCAATTCAAGCGTTATCAAAAACCCTTGCGCCGATGATGTCAGCGGCAAGTGATGATATCTATCTGAATGACAAGCTGTTCCAACGGGTGAAAGCAGTCTATGACCAACGTGAACAGCTCAAATTGAATGAAGCACAGCAACGACTGCTAAAAGACACTTACCTGAGCTTTAGTCGCGGTGGCGCTAACCTCAATGCGCAAGACAAAGCTAAGCTGCGCGAAATTAACACTGAACTTAGCCAACTGAGCCTGAGTTTTCGTGAAAATATTCTGGCCGACACCAACGCCTTTAAGTTAGTGGTCGACAATCAAGCAGACTTGGCCGGTTTGCCTGCCGATATTGTTGCTGCAGCGGCCACTACCGCCACTAAAAAAGGCTTAGATGGCAAATGGGTGTTCACCATTCAAAAGCCCTCTTACATCCCGTTTATGACCTACGCCGACAATCGCGAACTGCGTAAACAGATGTACGATGCCTACACCAGCCAAGCCGACCACAATGATGCGCACGATAACAAGCAGAACCTCGCTAAAATCGCCGCGTTGAGAGTCGAAAAAGCGCAACTGCTTGGCTATCGCAGCCACGCTGATTTTGTGATGGAAGAACGCACAGCGCAAAAACCTGAAAACGTTTACGCTCTGCTCGACAAGCTGTGGCCTGCAGCCTTGGCAAAAGCCAAAGATGAACGAGCGCAGATGCAAGCGCTAATAGATGCCAGCGACAAGCCGTTCAAACTTGCCGCATGGGATTGGCACTACTACGCCAATAAAGTGCGTGCCGAAAAATATGACTTTGACGAGCAACAAACCAAGCCTTATTTCTCGCTCGACAATACCCTCAAAGGCATCTTTTATACGGCTAACCGCCTGTATGGTTTGACCTTTGTTGAGCGTAATGATTTGCCCAAATATCACCCAGATGTACGTACTTTTGAAGTAAAAGACAAAGACGGCAGCGTGCTTGGGATCTTTATGGGCGACTACTATGTGCGTGACAATAAACGCAGTGGTGCATGGGCAAGCCCTTATCGCAAACAGCAGATGCAAAATGGCAAACGTATTCCACCGATTGTGGTCAACGTGCTCAACCTCGCCGCGCCTATCGATGGCAAGCCGACCTTGCTGACCTTTGATGAAGCCAGCACTGTGTTCCATGAATTTGGCCACGCGCTACATCATCTGTTATCTAACGTTGCTTTCACCTCACAAGCAGGAACTGATGTGCCACGCGACTATGTGGAGTTTCCATCGCAAGTGAATGAAAACTGGATGACCGAACCTGAAGTGTTGGCGCACTTTGCTCACCACATCGAAACTGGCGAAGTCATTCCACAAGCCCTGATTGAAAAAGCATTGGCAGCAGGTAAATTTAACCAAGGCTTTAATACCGTTGAATATTTAGCGGCGACTAAGTTGGATTTGGACTGGCACAGCCTGACCGACAGTAAACTGCGTGATGCGGCAGCCTTTGAACAAGCCTCGCTGGAAAAGATGGGCTTGATTGAAGAGATCCCACCCCGCTACCGCAGCACCTACTTCGGCCATATATTCTCAAGTGGCTATGCTGCCGGTTACTACTCCTACATTTGGGCCGATATTCTTGGTGCTGACGCCTTTGAAGCATTCAAAGAGAAAGGGATTTTTGACCAAGAAACCGCTGACGCCTTCCGCTACAAGCTACTGTCCCAAGGGGGTAGCCGCGACCCAATGCAGATGTATCGTGACTTCCGTGGTAAAGATGCGGATATCAAACCGCTGCTAAAAAGCCGTGGCTTGCTGTAA
- a CDS encoding dipeptidase, translating into MVKQLLLSTLIATSLSATLLPITASANTTKLQVTPLAQRTADYSVAHYAEAMEQTLAQLVSFNTVRVDGLTPDNNPQFVGFKAAVKAKAEALGFDYADHGYVLLVGFGEDKGGGAHKLGIITHGDVQPADPSLWQQSPYLMDTTSEPGKLIGRGTEDDKGPIATALYAMKSIKDQGLPLARRIELMIYMGEESDWEPLKAFLKTYQPGDINVTIDAEYPVVTAEKGWSQISATIPAIPARPDDVAPNRLVQFSGGSFASQIPQQASAVIAEPSAALIAALKAAAATQAQQSNMHYQFTVADGQLLIAADGKSAHSSTPEDGINAVSYLADLLSQQPWPKTQASMTLAFINELVGTGLYAEKFGDIAYQDDFMGPMSLAVTVVKQQAEGTKITLNLRRPVGKTSEMLTAQTAAALTAWQSQHQLSLLDSSSYWGEPMVMRDAPHLQTLLNVFSHFTGIENAKPVAIGGSTNSKLFPNALSFGPAMPGVEYTGHSEHEFITREQLQLNLKMYTAAMVELAVKQ; encoded by the coding sequence ATGGTTAAACAACTGCTACTTTCTACCCTTATCGCAACCAGCCTTAGCGCCACCTTGTTGCCCATTACGGCGTCGGCAAACACCACAAAATTGCAAGTCACGCCACTCGCACAGCGCACTGCAGACTACAGCGTGGCGCACTATGCCGAGGCGATGGAGCAAACGCTGGCACAACTGGTCAGCTTTAATACGGTGCGGGTAGATGGGCTGACGCCGGACAATAATCCTCAATTTGTTGGCTTTAAAGCGGCGGTTAAAGCCAAGGCTGAAGCATTGGGGTTCGATTATGCCGATCATGGTTATGTGCTGTTGGTGGGCTTTGGCGAAGACAAGGGCGGCGGCGCCCATAAGCTGGGCATTATTACCCACGGTGATGTGCAACCCGCCGATCCCAGCTTATGGCAGCAAAGCCCTTATTTGATGGATACCACCTCAGAGCCAGGCAAGCTAATTGGTCGCGGCACCGAAGATGATAAAGGCCCAATTGCAACGGCTTTGTATGCGATGAAAAGCATCAAAGACCAAGGCTTGCCACTCGCACGCCGTATCGAATTGATGATTTATATGGGCGAAGAGTCAGACTGGGAGCCGCTAAAAGCGTTTTTGAAAACCTATCAGCCGGGCGATATCAACGTTACCATTGACGCGGAATATCCAGTGGTCACGGCAGAAAAAGGCTGGAGTCAAATCAGCGCCACGATTCCCGCTATTCCTGCGCGTCCAGATGATGTAGCGCCGAACCGCTTAGTGCAATTCAGTGGCGGTTCTTTTGCCAGTCAAATTCCGCAGCAGGCCAGCGCGGTGATTGCTGAGCCGTCTGCTGCACTTATCGCTGCATTAAAAGCGGCCGCGGCAACGCAAGCGCAGCAAAGTAACATGCACTATCAATTTACCGTGGCCGATGGTCAGTTGTTGATTGCTGCCGATGGTAAATCGGCACACTCATCAACACCGGAAGATGGCATCAATGCGGTGAGTTATCTTGCGGATTTGTTATCGCAACAGCCGTGGCCAAAAACGCAAGCATCGATGACCTTAGCCTTTATCAATGAATTGGTCGGCACCGGTTTATACGCTGAAAAGTTTGGCGATATTGCTTATCAAGATGATTTTATGGGGCCAATGTCTCTGGCGGTTACCGTAGTAAAACAGCAAGCAGAAGGCACTAAGATTACCCTCAACCTGCGCCGTCCGGTTGGCAAAACGTCTGAAATGCTGACGGCGCAAACAGCTGCTGCATTAACTGCGTGGCAAAGCCAGCATCAACTGAGTTTGCTGGATAGCAGTAGCTATTGGGGTGAGCCGATGGTGATGCGTGACGCACCGCATCTGCAAACCTTGCTGAATGTCTTTTCGCACTTTACCGGGATTGAAAACGCAAAGCCGGTGGCAATTGGCGGCTCAACCAACAGTAAGTTGTTCCCCAATGCCCTCAGTTTCGGCCCCGCTATGCCGGGCGTGGAATATACCGGCCACAGTGAGCATGAATTTATCACCCGCGAACAGTTACAGCTTAATTTGAAAATGTACACCGCTGCGATGGTGGAACTGGCGGTTAAGCAATAG